From Rhodopseudomonas palustris:
CAATTGTGATCATCCGACGGCGCGTGAGAGAGCGGGGTATCATCGGCGGTCCTCGTCAGTTGGTGCGCACGCCGGAATCGTCCAGGTTGCTGGCGGCGCCGGGCGGCTCGCTGCCGAGGACGTAGTCGGCCGGAATCTGGTCGAGCATTACGACCTGTCCTCCGTTGGTGGCGGCGAACCCTTCCGCCGCCGTGCGCTCGCCGAACGGCACCGCTTCGGCCGCACCCATGCCGCCCTGCTTGCGGCTGCCGATCACGAAGAACGCCTTGCGGGCGTCGATCCAGTTGGCATCGCCGGGGCTTTCCCAACTCGGCGCGCGTGCCATGTCGGAGACGTAGATCGCGCGGATGTCGCGCGGCTGGTCCGGCATCAGCGTGAAGGCGACGGTGTCGCGCACCGAGGAGAACCAGAACGGATCGATCCGGCTCGCGGTGATGATCTGGCCCTTGGGCCCGGGATGCTCCATCAGATTCATGCCGCAGAACACGCCCATCGCCTCGGCATTCAGCGCGACCGGCAGCGGCGCCGGGGCGCCTGCTTTCGGCTCGCATCCGGTGAGTAGAACGAGGGCGACCAGCGCCGCCGATACACGCAGTCTCATAATTCCCTCCGTGCGAACGACAGTATCGACAGTCCCAGCGGCAGTGCGATCCACAGCGACAGCCCGAGCAGCAGCGCCGCGAGGCCGGGATTGGTGTTCGCGGCGAGGCCGGCCATGCCGGAAAACTGGCTGACGTTGAAGCCGGTCAGGTTGGTCAGGCGATAGAGGTCGGTCGGATTGAGAAACAGCAGGGCATTCAGCACCGTCCCGGAAATCGTCCGTCCCTGATCCACCACCAGAATGCCGAGAAGCGCCATGTCGAACACCAGCACCATCAGCAGCCAGACGCCGATCGACAATCCCGCCGCCGTGCCGCGGTCGCGGACTAGGCTGGAGATCAGATAGCCGATCGCCACGAACACGGCGCCGAGCATGATCGAAGTGCCGAGCATCGCCGCGAAGGCGTACCAGCTCGCGGCCAGCGTCGAGGCGCCCGTCAGCACCAGGGCGACGCCGGCGGCGCCGTAGCCGATCACGGTGGCGAAAGCGAGGATCAGCACGTGCCCCACGAACTTGCCAAGAATCACCTGGCCGCGGCCGACCGGATAGCTGAGCAGCAGGTTCATCGTGCCGCGTTCCATCTCGCCGACGACGGCGTCGTGCGAGATCAATAGCGCAATCAGCGGCAACAGGAAGATCGTCAAGCTCGACAGGCTGACGACCACGACGTCGAGCGCGCCGACACCGACCTGGCCGGTGGGCGCGCTGCCGAGGAAGGTGAGCGACAGCGCCAGCGCCGCCAGCAGCAACGTGGTCGCCAGCACCCAGCGATTGCGCAAGCCCTCCTGGATTTCCTTGGCGGCGATGATGGCGATGGTCCTCATGCCGCGCGCTCCTGATCCTTCAGGAAATGCGCGTAGAGCTCGTCCAGCGTCGGCGATGCGATCTCGACATTGCGCACGTTCGGATCGGCGGCGGCCGCGCGCAGCAGCGCCATCTTCTGTGCGTCGTCCTGCACCAGCATGACATGGCCGCGTGACGCCGCACAGCGCGGGCCGCTCATCCAGGCCGGCGTCGCCGCCTCCGGCGCGAGATCGATCGCGATGCGGATCGGCAGTCGGGAGATGGTGCGGAGTTCGGTCATGGTGCCCTGAGCGACGAGCTGACCGCGGTTCATGATCAGCACGTGCTCGGCGCGATCCTCGAGTTCGTTCAGCGCGTGCGAGGAGATCAGCACGGTGGCGCCGTCGTCGCGCAATTCGTCGAGGATCTCGTAGAAAGTCTGGCGCAGCGCCGGGTCGAGCCCGGTGGTCGGTTCGTCGAGCAGCAGCACGCGGGGGCGGCCGAGCAGGGCCTGCGCCAGGCCGAGGCGCTGCCGCATCCCCTTGGAGTAGGTGCCGACCTTGCGATCGGCGGCGGCCGCGAGCCCGACCCGCTCGAGCAACGGCCATGCCGTCGCGGGCTTGATGCTCTTCAGCCTGGCGTAGAATGCCAGCGTCTCGCGCCCGGTCAGCGCGGCGTTGAAGGCGACGTTCTCGGGCAGATAGCCCAGCAGCCGTCGGCCTGCGAATTCGCCGGCGGCGGGATCTTCGCCGAGCACGCGGATGTCGCCGCGATCGGGACGGATCAGCCCGAGCATCAGCTTGATCAGTGTGGTCTTGCCGGCGCCGTTGTGGCCGACCAGCGCGCTGAGCCGGCCCGACGCGAGTTCGAACGAGACGCCGCGCAGCGCGCGCACCGCGCGATAGCTCTTCTCGACGTCGCTGATTGAGACGGTCGCTGTCATGGTGAGCTCCTCGACGCCGAGGGTTTCGGCGGCGGCGCGATCAGGGGGCGGCTGTCGACCACGCCGCCGGGATACAGCGCCGGGAACTGGCTCTGGGCCCAACGTAGCACCTGCACAGCCGGGCTGTTGATCAGCACCTTGGCGGAGGGCGCGGTCCACAACACGCGGTCGACAAGATCGTTCGGCCGATAGGCGGTGTCGGCGATCCCGTCGCCGTCGAGATCGAACGCCGGGTTATCGCTCCAGTAGTTGCCGCGACCGCCCTTCGACCAATCGAGATCGCGGGTCCCGACATATTTTACCTGGGTGCGGTTGCCGACGAAGGCGTTGCCGGTGATCTCGTTGCCTTCGGAGCCCGCGGTGAAATGCACGCCGATGCCGCAGCGCTCGAACCAGTTGTCGCGGAACTTGTTGTGGTTCGCGTTGTAGATGAACACGCATTTGCCGGGGCCTTCGTCGCTCGGCTGCGCTGCGCGCGGCTCCGGCAGCATGCCCTTCTCGTCGTCGGCGGCATCCTCGCGGTC
This genomic window contains:
- a CDS encoding nitrous oxide reductase accessory protein NosL — translated: MRLRVSAALVALVLLTGCEPKAGAPAPLPVALNAEAMGVFCGMNLMEHPGPKGQIITASRIDPFWFSSVRDTVAFTLMPDQPRDIRAIYVSDMARAPSWESPGDANWIDARKAFFVIGSRKQGGMGAAEAVPFGERTAAEGFAATNGGQVVMLDQIPADYVLGSEPPGAASNLDDSGVRTN
- a CDS encoding ABC transporter permease encodes the protein MRTIAIIAAKEIQEGLRNRWVLATTLLLAALALSLTFLGSAPTGQVGVGALDVVVVSLSSLTIFLLPLIALLISHDAVVGEMERGTMNLLLSYPVGRGQVILGKFVGHVLILAFATVIGYGAAGVALVLTGASTLAASWYAFAAMLGTSIMLGAVFVAIGYLISSLVRDRGTAAGLSIGVWLLMVLVFDMALLGILVVDQGRTISGTVLNALLFLNPTDLYRLTNLTGFNVSQFSGMAGLAANTNPGLAALLLGLSLWIALPLGLSILSFARREL
- a CDS encoding ABC transporter ATP-binding protein; this translates as MTATVSISDVEKSYRAVRALRGVSFELASGRLSALVGHNGAGKTTLIKLMLGLIRPDRGDIRVLGEDPAAGEFAGRRLLGYLPENVAFNAALTGRETLAFYARLKSIKPATAWPLLERVGLAAAADRKVGTYSKGMRQRLGLAQALLGRPRVLLLDEPTTGLDPALRQTFYEILDELRDDGATVLISSHALNELEDRAEHVLIMNRGQLVAQGTMTELRTISRLPIRIAIDLAPEAATPAWMSGPRCAASRGHVMLVQDDAQKMALLRAAAADPNVRNVEIASPTLDELYAHFLKDQERAA